A section of the Subtercola frigoramans genome encodes:
- the gatA gene encoding Asp-tRNA(Asn)/Glu-tRNA(Gln) amidotransferase subunit GatA: MSHDLTRLTASALAEKLSSGDVSSLEATDAHLNRIAAVDRDVHAFLHVASEAARATAEAIDKRRAAGERLGPLAGVPIAIKDVLCTIDMPSTAGSKILQGWVPPYDATVVRKLRDADLVPLGKTNMDEFAMGSSTEHSAYGPTHNPWDLERIPGGSGGGSAAAVAAFEAPLALGSDTGGSIRQPAALTGSVGVKPTYGGVSRYGAIALASSLDQVGPVSRTVLDAALLHDVIGGHDPRDSTSLTDTWPSFAAAARSGAENRSLKGLKIGIVKELQGDGFQSGVTRRFEEAVALLTEAGADVVEVSTPSFEYAISAYYLILPAEASSNLAKFDSVRFGLRVNPVGGGTVEDVMSATREAGFGDEVKRRIILGTYALSAGYYDAYYGSAQKVRTLIQRDFARVFSDVDVLVSPSAPTTAFKLGEKLEDPLAMYLNDLTTIPANLAGVPGISLPVGLAPEDGLPVGIQFMAPARQDARLYSLGATLEALLEEKWGHTLLSQAPALESGEMFASEEGAV; the protein is encoded by the coding sequence GTGAGCCACGACCTGACCCGCCTGACCGCCTCCGCGCTCGCTGAGAAGCTCAGCTCCGGCGACGTTTCGAGCCTCGAGGCGACGGATGCCCACCTCAACCGCATCGCTGCCGTCGACCGTGATGTGCACGCCTTCCTGCACGTCGCATCCGAAGCAGCCCGTGCCACGGCCGAAGCGATCGACAAGCGCCGGGCAGCAGGAGAGAGACTCGGCCCGCTCGCCGGCGTTCCCATCGCCATCAAAGACGTGCTCTGCACCATCGACATGCCGTCGACTGCCGGATCGAAGATCCTGCAGGGCTGGGTCCCGCCGTACGACGCGACCGTCGTTCGCAAACTCCGCGATGCCGACCTGGTTCCTCTCGGCAAGACCAACATGGATGAGTTCGCCATGGGTTCGTCGACCGAGCATTCCGCGTACGGTCCCACGCACAACCCGTGGGATCTCGAGCGCATTCCGGGTGGTTCCGGCGGTGGATCGGCCGCTGCCGTCGCCGCCTTCGAAGCGCCCCTCGCGCTCGGAAGTGACACCGGTGGTTCGATCCGCCAGCCCGCGGCCCTGACCGGCAGCGTCGGTGTCAAACCCACCTACGGCGGAGTGAGCCGGTACGGTGCCATCGCGCTGGCCTCCTCGCTCGACCAGGTCGGCCCCGTGAGCCGCACCGTTCTCGACGCCGCGCTGCTGCACGACGTGATCGGCGGCCATGACCCCCGCGACTCGACCTCTCTCACCGACACCTGGCCGAGTTTCGCCGCCGCAGCGCGCTCGGGTGCCGAGAACCGCAGCCTGAAAGGGCTCAAGATCGGTATCGTCAAGGAACTTCAGGGCGACGGCTTCCAGTCCGGCGTCACCCGGCGCTTCGAGGAGGCCGTCGCGCTCCTCACTGAGGCCGGCGCCGACGTGGTCGAGGTGAGCACCCCGAGCTTCGAGTACGCGATCTCGGCGTACTACCTGATCCTTCCAGCCGAGGCGTCGAGCAACCTGGCGAAGTTCGACTCGGTGCGCTTCGGCCTCCGGGTGAACCCGGTCGGCGGCGGCACCGTCGAAGACGTGATGTCGGCCACTCGCGAAGCCGGTTTTGGCGACGAGGTGAAGCGCCGCATCATCCTCGGTACCTACGCACTGAGCGCCGGCTACTACGACGCCTATTACGGCAGCGCGCAGAAGGTGCGTACGCTCATCCAGCGTGACTTCGCCCGCGTGTTCTCCGACGTCGACGTGCTGGTCAGCCCGAGCGCACCCACGACCGCGTTCAAGCTCGGCGAGAAGCTCGAAGACCCGCTGGCGATGTACCTGAACGACCTCACCACCATTCCGGCCAACCTCGCTGGCGTACCCGGTATCAGCCTGCCCGTGGGGCTTGCGCCTGAAGACGGGCTGCCGGTGGGCATCCAGTTCATGGCGCCGGCGCGGCAGGATGCCCGGCTCTACAGCCTCGGGGCGACCCTCGAGGCCCTGCTCGAAGAGAAGTGGGGCCACACTCTGCTCAGCCAGGCGCCCGCGCTCGAGTCCGGCGAAATGTTCGCCTCTGAAGAAGGTGCAGTCTGA
- the gatC gene encoding Asp-tRNA(Asn)/Glu-tRNA(Gln) amidotransferase subunit GatC translates to MQNDTTGPGEITADQVSHLANLARIRLTSAEITKLTGELKAIVDNVAKVIEVATPDVPATSHPIPLQNVYRPDVVGVTLTQEQALSGAPDHDGSRFRVSAILGEEQ, encoded by the coding sequence GTGCAGAACGACACGACCGGCCCCGGTGAGATCACCGCCGACCAGGTGTCGCACCTCGCCAACCTCGCCCGCATTCGCCTCACGTCCGCTGAGATCACCAAGCTCACCGGCGAACTGAAGGCGATTGTCGACAACGTCGCGAAGGTGATCGAGGTCGCTACCCCCGATGTGCCGGCGACCAGCCACCCGATTCCGCTCCAGAACGTTTACCGCCCCGACGTCGTGGGTGTCACGCTCACGCAGGAGCAGGCGCTCTCGGGCGCGCCCGATCACGACGGCAGCCGGTTCCGCGTCTCCGCCATTCTGGGAGAAGAGCAGTGA
- the ligA gene encoding NAD-dependent DNA ligase LigA yields the protein MTASSLENLSLEAAADRAAALAQRVQELRDAYYDKDSSLVSDEEYDTLLRQLGELERFFPELQSQDSPTQTVGGRAETTLFDPVQHAERMLSLDNVFSLEEFAEWASKVERDSGRAVHYLCELKIDGLALNLRYLNGVLLSAATRGDGVVGEDVTENVAMIPGIPARLTPVEGLEFPPVMEVRGEVFFPTAAFDDLNAAQVSAGERVFANARNAASGSLRQKSENKNPDQLALMEARLGRLRMLVHGIGAWPEPPVRSQSEVYGVLKGWGLPTSTHYEVKPSAAEAADFIEYYGEHRYSVEHELDGIVIKVDELALHQELGATSRAPRWAIAYKYPPEQVQTKLLDIVVSVGRTGRATPFAVMQKVRVAGSEVRQATLHNQDVVKAKGVLIGDTVILRKAGDVIPEVLGPVVELRDGTEREFVMPEFCPECGTRLAPAKENDVDLRCPNARSCPAQVRGRVEHVGSRGALDIEVLGEVAAAALTQPVEPETPPLITEAGLFDLTLEQIFPITTTVRDSETGLEKLGDDDLPKREAPFRRRRKKKDGPFVPGGEFSGDELFVPSSNAIRLIDNIAKARTSPLWRILVALSIRHVGPVAARALADYFGSLDAIRAATAEELASVDGVGSIIAEALADWFAVDWHLEIIDTWAAAGVQFATPGHPGPGAAAVAGGTLAGLTVVATGSLEGFTREGAVEAIIAAGGKAASSVSKKTDFVAAGPGAGSKLPKAEALGVRVIDAAQFALLLAEGPEALGPPPAVVTGEPGKEAAAT from the coding sequence ATGACCGCGAGTTCGCTGGAGAATCTGTCGCTCGAAGCAGCCGCAGACCGAGCGGCAGCGCTGGCGCAGCGTGTGCAGGAGCTGCGCGATGCCTACTACGACAAAGACTCCTCGCTGGTCTCCGATGAGGAGTACGACACCCTCTTGCGGCAGCTCGGCGAGCTCGAAAGGTTCTTCCCCGAGCTCCAGAGCCAGGACAGCCCGACACAGACTGTGGGTGGCCGGGCGGAGACCACTCTCTTCGATCCCGTGCAACACGCGGAGCGCATGCTGAGCCTCGACAATGTGTTCTCGCTCGAGGAGTTCGCTGAATGGGCGAGCAAGGTCGAGCGGGATTCCGGTCGTGCTGTGCACTACCTCTGCGAGTTGAAGATCGATGGTCTTGCACTCAATCTGCGGTATCTGAATGGGGTTCTGCTCTCGGCCGCGACACGAGGTGACGGAGTCGTCGGTGAAGACGTCACGGAGAACGTCGCGATGATTCCCGGAATCCCCGCACGGCTCACCCCGGTCGAGGGCCTGGAGTTCCCGCCGGTCATGGAGGTGCGGGGTGAGGTCTTCTTTCCGACCGCGGCGTTCGATGATCTCAATGCGGCCCAGGTCTCGGCGGGCGAGCGCGTCTTTGCCAACGCCCGGAATGCAGCGAGCGGCTCGCTTCGCCAGAAATCCGAGAACAAGAATCCCGATCAGCTCGCGTTGATGGAGGCGCGACTCGGCCGGCTCCGAATGCTGGTGCACGGTATCGGCGCCTGGCCCGAGCCGCCCGTGCGGTCGCAGTCCGAGGTCTACGGCGTTCTGAAGGGCTGGGGACTGCCGACGAGTACTCACTACGAGGTGAAACCGAGTGCCGCGGAGGCCGCCGATTTCATCGAATACTACGGTGAACACCGGTACAGCGTCGAGCATGAGCTCGATGGCATTGTCATCAAGGTCGATGAGCTTGCCCTCCACCAGGAGCTGGGAGCGACGAGCCGCGCCCCGCGCTGGGCGATCGCCTACAAGTACCCACCAGAACAGGTGCAGACGAAACTGCTCGACATCGTCGTCAGCGTCGGGCGCACGGGCAGGGCGACACCGTTCGCTGTGATGCAGAAGGTGCGCGTCGCTGGGTCTGAGGTTCGCCAGGCCACACTCCACAACCAGGACGTTGTGAAAGCAAAGGGCGTACTCATCGGAGACACTGTCATTCTCCGCAAGGCGGGCGACGTGATCCCCGAGGTGCTCGGCCCGGTGGTCGAACTCCGCGACGGCACTGAACGCGAGTTCGTGATGCCGGAGTTCTGCCCGGAGTGCGGCACCCGGCTCGCCCCCGCGAAAGAGAACGACGTCGACCTGCGCTGCCCCAACGCGCGCAGTTGCCCCGCGCAGGTGCGCGGGCGGGTCGAGCACGTCGGCTCGCGGGGAGCGCTCGACATCGAAGTGCTCGGTGAGGTCGCCGCCGCGGCACTGACCCAGCCTGTCGAACCGGAGACACCACCACTCATTACCGAGGCCGGCCTGTTCGACCTCACCCTGGAGCAGATCTTTCCGATCACCACCACCGTTCGTGATTCAGAGACGGGGCTGGAGAAGCTCGGCGACGACGATCTGCCCAAACGCGAGGCACCGTTTCGGCGTCGCCGGAAGAAGAAGGACGGCCCGTTCGTTCCTGGCGGCGAATTCTCCGGAGACGAACTGTTCGTTCCCTCGAGCAACGCGATTCGACTGATCGACAACATCGCCAAGGCCAGAACCAGCCCGCTCTGGCGAATCCTGGTCGCGCTGAGCATCCGTCACGTCGGCCCGGTGGCCGCCCGTGCGCTGGCTGACTATTTCGGCTCACTCGACGCCATCAGGGCTGCAACTGCTGAGGAGCTCGCATCGGTCGACGGCGTAGGCAGCATCATCGCTGAGGCGCTCGCCGACTGGTTCGCCGTGGACTGGCACCTCGAGATCATCGACACCTGGGCAGCGGCTGGCGTGCAGTTCGCCACTCCGGGTCACCCGGGCCCGGGAGCTGCAGCGGTCGCCGGGGGAACCCTGGCAGGGCTGACGGTCGTCGCCACCGGATCCCTGGAGGGATTCACGCGTGAGGGTGCGGTCGAGGCCATCATCGCCGCTGGAGGGAAAGCCGCGTCGTCGGTGAGCAAGAAGACCGACTTCGTGGCGGCAGGCCCTGGTGCCGGGTCGAAGCTGCCCAAAGCCGAAGCGCTGGGAGTGCGCGTCATCGATGCGGCCCAGTTCGCACTGCTGCTCGCCGAGGGGCCCGAGGCGCTCGGCCCGCCACCTGCAGTGGTGACTGGTGAGCCCGGAAAAGAGGCAGCAGCCACCTGA
- the mnmA gene encoding tRNA 2-thiouridine(34) synthase MnmA: MRVLAAMSGGVDSAVAAARAVEAGHDVVGVHLALSRMPGTLRTGSRGCCTIEDSSDAQRAANIIGIPYYVWDFSERFKLDVVDDFIAEYTAGRTPNPCMRCNERIKFAALLEKALDLGFDAVATGHYATIVTDGDGNRELHRASAWAKDQSYVLGVLTAEQLAHSLFPLGATPSKALVRAEAAERGFSVANKPDSHDICFIPDGDTKGWLADKVGTATGDIVERDGTVVGSHEGAHSFTVGQRRGLHLGRLAEDGRRRFVLEVKPASNTVVVGPKEALAIAEIAGSRFTWAGRAPEHPELAFECEVQIRAHADPVPAVAQVVAAGDDGSNELVIRPHNPLIGVSPGQTAVVYIGTRVLGQTTIDRTVSAVPANTAPAAATAAA, translated from the coding sequence ATGAGAGTTCTGGCAGCAATGAGCGGCGGTGTCGATTCCGCGGTGGCCGCCGCGCGGGCGGTCGAGGCCGGTCACGACGTGGTGGGGGTTCACCTTGCCCTCAGCCGCATGCCGGGCACCCTGCGCACCGGCAGCAGGGGCTGCTGCACGATCGAGGACTCGTCAGACGCCCAGCGTGCCGCGAACATCATCGGCATTCCGTACTACGTCTGGGATTTCTCTGAGAGATTCAAGCTCGACGTGGTCGACGACTTCATCGCCGAGTACACGGCAGGCAGAACTCCGAATCCCTGCATGCGCTGCAACGAGCGCATCAAGTTCGCCGCGCTGCTAGAGAAGGCGCTCGACCTCGGGTTCGACGCGGTGGCGACGGGCCACTACGCGACGATCGTGACCGACGGCGACGGCAACCGGGAGCTCCATCGTGCTAGCGCCTGGGCGAAAGACCAGAGTTACGTTCTCGGGGTGCTGACAGCGGAGCAGCTCGCACACTCCCTGTTCCCCCTCGGGGCGACGCCGTCGAAGGCGCTGGTCAGGGCCGAGGCCGCCGAACGCGGCTTCAGTGTCGCGAACAAACCAGACAGCCACGACATCTGTTTCATTCCCGACGGCGACACCAAGGGGTGGCTTGCCGACAAGGTCGGCACAGCAACGGGTGACATCGTCGAACGCGACGGCACCGTGGTGGGCAGCCACGAGGGTGCGCACAGTTTCACCGTGGGCCAACGCCGTGGCCTGCACCTCGGCCGGCTGGCCGAAGACGGCCGTCGGCGCTTCGTGCTCGAGGTCAAGCCCGCGAGCAACACGGTCGTCGTCGGCCCGAAGGAGGCACTTGCCATCGCCGAGATCGCCGGGTCTCGGTTCACCTGGGCGGGGCGTGCCCCCGAGCATCCGGAGCTCGCCTTCGAGTGCGAGGTGCAGATCCGTGCGCATGCTGACCCCGTGCCGGCAGTTGCCCAGGTCGTTGCCGCGGGCGATGACGGTTCGAACGAACTCGTGATCAGGCCGCACAACCCGCTCATCGGGGTTTCACCCGGGCAGACGGCGGTCGTCTACATCGGAACACGAGTGTTGGGGCAGACCACCATCGATCGCACCGTGAGTGCCGTACCCGCAAACACGGCCCCAGCGGCAGCGACCGCAGCAGCGTAG
- a CDS encoding endonuclease/exonuclease/phosphatase family protein, translated as MSFLSTPTRPVPLSAPEGRTVEPRRGSTTLGITTVILSLVLVGLLVFHTAVPDIAGVGLVLDTAIPWFGLLVAPLALLALLSRRRRAWLAVLAPIAAWALLFGPSVVPLSWSAVPPSTAEGTSLTVASQNIEATSGTGSQSATTLAATGADVIALEEMTSTDFDTISSTLASAYPYSYGVGTVGLWSKYPVLNAQPLNLGLGWNRALAADLQTPQGLVSIYVIHAASARPGDVSARDSMLSALATTLPRDENNRVIAVGDFNAASTDRAMAGIESQLAESNQSEGMFGSTWPTPLPLTRLDHLLQRGMTVTSNTTLSAGDSDHRAILTSMNL; from the coding sequence ATGTCCTTTCTTTCCACTCCGACCCGCCCGGTCCCCCTCAGCGCACCTGAGGGGCGGACTGTCGAGCCACGACGGGGCAGCACGACGCTCGGCATCACCACGGTCATCCTCTCGCTGGTGCTCGTCGGCCTGCTGGTCTTCCACACTGCCGTGCCCGACATCGCCGGTGTGGGCCTGGTACTCGACACGGCGATCCCCTGGTTCGGGCTGCTCGTAGCCCCTCTCGCCCTGCTCGCGCTCCTCAGCAGGCGGCGCCGGGCCTGGCTCGCCGTTCTGGCGCCGATCGCGGCCTGGGCGCTGCTGTTCGGCCCCTCGGTCGTGCCGCTCTCCTGGAGTGCTGTGCCACCGTCGACGGCAGAGGGAACGAGCCTCACCGTCGCCAGCCAGAACATCGAAGCGACCTCGGGCACCGGTTCCCAGTCGGCTACGACCCTCGCCGCGACCGGGGCCGACGTGATCGCTCTCGAAGAGATGACCTCGACCGACTTCGACACCATCTCCTCGACCCTCGCGTCGGCATATCCCTATTCGTACGGAGTCGGCACCGTCGGGCTGTGGAGCAAGTACCCCGTCCTCAACGCGCAGCCCCTGAACCTCGGCCTGGGCTGGAACAGGGCCCTCGCCGCCGACCTGCAGACACCGCAGGGCCTTGTCAGCATCTACGTCATCCACGCTGCCTCGGCCCGGCCGGGAGACGTCTCTGCGCGAGACTCGATGCTCTCCGCACTCGCCACCACCCTGCCGCGAGATGAGAACAACCGGGTGATCGCGGTGGGCGACTTCAACGCCGCCTCCACCGACAGGGCCATGGCGGGAATCGAATCGCAGCTGGCGGAGTCCAACCAGAGCGAGGGCATGTTCGGCAGCACCTGGCCCACCCCGCTCCCCCTGACGCGTCTCGACCACCTCCTCCAACGAGGAATGACGGTGACGTCCAACACGACACTCAGCGCCGGCGACAGCGACCACCGCGCCATCCTGACGAGCATGAACCTCTGA
- a CDS encoding cysteine desulfurase family protein yields the protein MAIYLDHAATTPMIPDALQAYIGALSVVGNPSSIHSQGQQAKQLLEESREVVAASLGADAVEVVFTSGGTESINLGIKGLYWNRQQAQRPRPRILVPGGEHHATNDAVEWLVRHEGAVVEWLPVDEFGRLHPSVLGAALAAGHGDEKVTQTALRSGAESSLRHFGGPGFGAEDVALVSFLWANNEVGTIQPVAELAAVAAEFGVPVHVDAVSAYGYLPIDFHAIGVAALSVSAHKIGGPVGVGALVVSRTAEVVPLIHGGNQQRGRSGTQDAAGAVAFAAAARSATAGLPKFAASLAGLRDRLVAGIRSAVPSAVLRGDPDAAGRLPGNAHFTFAGCEGDSLLFLLDVAGFSVSTGSACQAGVPEVSHVLTAMGVPETEARGALRFTIGHGTTEADVDALVAALPAAVARASKAGFADRTVG from the coding sequence ATGGCGATCTACCTCGATCACGCGGCGACTACGCCGATGATTCCGGATGCCCTGCAGGCCTACATCGGGGCGCTCAGTGTGGTCGGCAACCCGTCGTCCATCCACTCGCAGGGGCAGCAGGCCAAGCAGCTGCTCGAGGAGTCGCGTGAGGTGGTCGCGGCCTCGCTCGGAGCCGACGCTGTCGAGGTCGTCTTCACTTCGGGGGGCACGGAGTCGATCAACCTCGGGATCAAGGGCCTGTACTGGAACCGGCAGCAGGCGCAGCGTCCGCGGCCGCGCATCCTGGTGCCCGGTGGCGAACACCATGCGACGAACGATGCCGTCGAGTGGCTGGTGCGGCACGAGGGAGCCGTCGTCGAGTGGCTGCCGGTCGATGAGTTCGGGCGACTCCACCCCTCCGTCTTGGGTGCCGCGCTCGCCGCCGGGCACGGCGACGAGAAAGTGACGCAAACGGCGCTTCGGAGCGGCGCCGAGAGCAGTTTGCGTCACTTCGGCGGGCCGGGGTTCGGCGCAGAGGACGTCGCGCTGGTGAGCTTCTTGTGGGCAAACAACGAGGTGGGCACGATCCAGCCCGTCGCCGAACTCGCGGCCGTGGCGGCGGAGTTCGGGGTTCCCGTGCACGTCGACGCGGTCTCGGCCTACGGGTACCTGCCGATCGACTTCCACGCAATCGGAGTCGCAGCGCTCAGCGTCTCTGCGCACAAGATCGGTGGGCCGGTCGGCGTCGGTGCGCTGGTGGTGTCGCGCACCGCCGAGGTCGTGCCTCTGATCCACGGCGGGAACCAGCAACGAGGCCGCTCGGGCACGCAGGATGCCGCGGGGGCCGTGGCGTTCGCCGCAGCCGCGCGGTCGGCGACTGCAGGGCTGCCGAAGTTTGCCGCGTCGCTGGCCGGCCTTCGCGATCGCCTGGTGGCGGGCATCCGGTCGGCTGTGCCCTCTGCGGTGCTGAGGGGCGACCCGGATGCTGCCGGCCGACTACCGGGCAACGCTCACTTCACGTTCGCCGGGTGTGAGGGCGATTCGCTGCTCTTCCTGCTCGATGTCGCCGGGTTCTCGGTGTCGACGGGCTCCGCGTGCCAGGCAGGAGTGCCGGAGGTCTCGCACGTGCTCACTGCGATGGGTGTGCCGGAGACAGAGGCGCGCGGTGCCCTGCGATTCACGATCGGCCACGGAACGACCGAAGCCGACGTCGACGCACTCGTGGCGGCGCTGCCCGCTGCGGTGGCCCGTGCCTCGAAGGCCGGCTTCGCTGACCGCACCGTCGGCTGA